The Solanum lycopersicum chromosome 6, SLM_r2.1 genome has a window encoding:
- the LOC138349306 gene encoding uncharacterized protein → MKEEIRKAMKELHYISEVDGLSYKDLCIHPNLDLLEGFKVPKFVTFNGTGNPLAHLKVYCDQLVGVGKNEVLLMRLFSRSLSGEPLECLTSQELKQWKSWNALAKDFTARFGHNIEDAPDRYYLAKIRQKSTENYREYAFRWRKEAARVQPPMSECEITEMFIRTQEPEYYERMLCMMGQKFVEIVKVGEALEDGFKTGKITKLTVLRSNGKSSRISDMDKSKGKVEETGKFFEEGPQKFHQISHLKDRRAYKPTAGRSMETRPTQISPSKNIEAEH, encoded by the exons atgaaagaagagatTAGGAAAGCCATGAAAGAGTTGCACTACATTTCCGAGGTTGATGGGTTGAGCTATAAGGATTTATGCATCCACCCGAATCTCGACCTCctggaagggttcaaagtgCCAAAGTTTGTCACTTTTAACGGAACAGGGAATCCTCTAGCACATCTGAAAGTTTATTGTGAtcaactcgtgggagttggcaaaaATGAAGTATTATTGATGCGTCTCTTCAGTCGAAGTCTAAGTGGAGAACCTCTGGAGTGTCTTACATCACAAGAGCTGAAACAATGGAAAAGTTGGAATGCACTCGCAAAGGATTTCACAGCAAGATTTGGACATAACATAGAAGATGCCCCAGATCGCTACTATTTGGCGAAGATCAGACAGAAGTCTACAGAAAATTATCGAGAGTACGCTTTTCGTTGGAGAAAAGAGGCCGCGAGAGTTCAACCTCCAATGTCCGAATGTGAGATCACTGAAATGTTCATTCGTACTCAAGAGCCTGAGtactatgaaagaatgttgtgtatGATGGGACAAAAGTTTGTTGAGATTGTCAAAGTGGGAGAAGCTTTGGAAGATGGTTTCAAGACTGGAAAGATCACCAAACTTACCGTATTGCGATCTAATGGAAAATCTTCTAGAATCAGTGATAtggataaatcaaaaggaaaagtgGAGGAG ACCGGGAAATTTTTTGAGGAGGGTCCTCAAAAgttccatcaaatatctcatcTAAAGGACAGGCGAGCGTATAAGCCAACTGCAGGAAGGAGCATGGAGACAAGACCAACACAGATCAGTCCTTCAAA GAATATTGAGGCTGAACACTGA